A segment of the Zingiber officinale cultivar Zhangliang chromosome 8B, Zo_v1.1, whole genome shotgun sequence genome:
TTTGGAGCCGGCGCGAGTACTCGGAGGGTATGAGGCCCGCCTTGCATAGCCACACGAACTGCTCAACGAAATAATAGGCGCCCTCACCACCGTATGCGACGACGGCGAGGAAGCGATCGGCGGGAGAGAGCGCACCATCAGCGGAGGCACGGAGTGCGTTGAGATCCTGGACGAACTTGCCGAGGCGGAAGGCCTTGCGGCTAAGACCGACGCTGGATTCAAAGGACTTGAGGCGGGGAGCGAGGGCCGGGGGGAGCGGGGAGGAGGGGGCAGCGAGGGCGACCTTGGCGGCGTATCGGGAGATCTTGAGGAGCTTATCGACGCCGTCGCGGCGGGAGAGATAAGCTTCGAGATGTAGCAGAAAGTCTCGGTCGCCGCCCCTCGACGATCTTGCTGCCGCGGGCCGCGGCGGCGGCAGGGCGGAGGGCTTCTGGGAGGGGTCCGCCACTGCGAGATCCGCCatggaagggaaaaaaaaaggaaggaagCGATCGCCCGAGTCGAGTTTGACTAAAGACCGACTCAGATCCGATGCGGGACTTAAAATACGAGGTAGCGGTGACGTGTACTACTCTCCTTCCTTGCAAGGGTAAATTTGCATGCACTCCCTATTGGTAAACATAACTTTACATGCAGTCCCCATCCataaaaaactttcttttaactctccagtcaaacatatttacctaattgctcatgatatttttaggtacaaaaagtctaaaaatcagtataaattctcttaaattcagtatattaaattagaatatagtatattttctattaaattgagtacgattcttttttcacctcaaaatatactcgattttagtttaatgtgctgaatttaataaaaaatatactcgatttttaatataaagtactgactttaagaagaattatactcattttcggactttttgtactcaaaatttgactttttgtacctaaaaaatatgggttaatttcaatagaaaatatactcgatcctagtatagagtactggattatagtgtaaagtgctgaatttaacaggaattatacttatttttagacgttttatatctaaaaaaataagagggacaattttgatagaaaatatactcgatttttaatataaagtactgactttaagaagaattatactcgttttcagattttttgtactcaattttggactttttgtacttaaaaaatctgaggggcaatttaggtatcaatatttgcatgagggagttgaaacaagtaatactttacatgcagggagtgaaaataaagttttttaagcatggggattgcatgcaaagttaTGATTATCATtagggatttttctctaatttatcgtCCTTTCAACGATAACCTTTTTGGGCAAAAATAaattagtgtttttttttttttttgttttatgcaTATAATCAATCCGCCCTAAACTACCCAACTTCCTTTGAATACATTATTTAATATTATAGTTTTTTCGTACATGTTAAATCTGGAATCGGTAAAAGAATTATACGAATAGGAGGAATCCATATTATAATAACTACCATGTAGCAGTTGCGACAAATAGCTTTAGTTTTATAGTCACGGTAAATATTATAACAGTTATTTTTGATAGTTGCTATAATTTAAAAGTTATTGAACAAGATAAGTTTTAGTTGTAACCGTCACAATTTAACTATTGTAACGTAAATATTATTGAATAGAATAAATTTAAGTTATAGTAGTTACGATTTTATAGCGGTTAGAACGTGAATAATATGTgaataaattaaatttgtattataATATCTATAAAATCATAGAtgctataaatttttttttagcagATTAGGtcttaatttattatagtaattataaacAATAGACATTACAACATTTATATCAATTACGATTTTACTACGACATTTGTAGCAGCCACGGTTCCGTGGCTGCTACAATATTTATAGCAGCCATAGTTTCGTAATTAGTACTGTCAAATGGCTCAACCCGTGGTAGGATAGGCGACATCATCAAAAATCCATAATATGACGGGGCGGGGTGGGCCGAGAAATCCCTAACTCAATCCCACCCAAgatcagttatatatatatatatatatatatatatatatcattgatttttcattttagttttaaatttagtaaaaaaaactttCAATTCACTGCCAATCCAAGCCTGCCATGAGCTAGCCCGCCTAGGCCTGCAATCCACGCaggttgactagcctcttgataaaattttaactcaACACATTTAAATTATTTGATGGAACAGTTGAATTTGATGAGCCTAACTCAAATTAATgactttatttgtagttgttaaaatttaaaattgtcTTGTTCAATTGTCTAATCAATTCAGAATTTAATATgtatgataaaaaataataatatcaaatAATATATTTGAGGGTAGGTGTATAATTCTACCCCTCATGGTTGAGGGGGCCTTTTTAAAGATGCGTTTGATTCAAAGTTATCATGTATAAGCTTAGTTATTTGATTATCATCaagttatagggaataaaacatatataacctaatgttatttaatttaatcttaaataatacaataaaatttatttatttagagaTTTTAGTATATAATTTAGTACATGAATTAGATCAGTTGTCGaataaactaataaaataaaaaatatatatataataataatactaGTATTATTATTAATGGTGATGTATATAAATAACATATTTGaataatattttagaaatttttattattttagaatttttagataattttgttaggttttaaaatagatctatttaatttatttcaactaaagttagttaattaaaataaaacttaggtttaaagaaaaacctaatttaaaaaaaacacgTTGTGAGATCATCCCTCGTGTATGCTGTCAATCGAACATCACCCGCTGAGCCTTCCGATGAGTCGCCTACCATCTTCGACCCTTGGTGAGATATGTTCGGCAAACAACATGTGTGAGCCTTTCGTTGGAATGGTGCTCACGTCGAGTTGGCACTGCTTGTTGGACATCTTGTTCACGGGACAATAAGTTGTTTGCCACCTTCGGTCGAACACTCCTGTCGAGCCTTCTGATGAGCTGCCTACCACCTTCGGCCCCCAGCGAGCAGCGTTCAATGGGCTGAATGTGTGAGCCTTTCATTGGAACTAGAGATGACAATGGGGAGGATTTAAATCCGGCCTCGTATTAAACCCGCTCCGTTCGAGGTGGGTTTAAATCCGGTCAAATAGATTACGGGATAGATCTAAACTTGTTGActgaatttatatatatatatatatatatatatatatatatatatatatatatatataaagtttagctatatatatatatatatatatatatatataaagtttagcTGATTGACGGATCCAATCCGCTATGGATCCATCGAGTTTTGAGCGGGGTCGGGGAGGGGTGGGTTGAAAAACTAGGCAGGGCGGGCCCGGATTTGGGTCTATTTTTTTCTAACGGAGCGGGTTATGAGATTTGCCAAACCCAGACCGAATCCATCCCATTACTATCCCTAGCTGGAACGGTTGCGATGCCGAGCTGGCACCATTTGTCGGGCATCTAGTTCATGGGTTTAGTGAGCTGCTTGCCACCTTTGGCTCCTAGCAAGTCTTCCACATGAAAGAATGATGGCGACTGACACGGATAGATTCTCCATAACTCCGGAatcgaaaaaaaaatctaaaaaaaatatgagattATCACATTCCAAATTGAATTTCTAGATTCTTGACCTTTGCTAATGGTGTCAGGCATACAATACAATGTTACTTGGGAATCATTTATTatctaaatcaaataaaatttttattgattgataattaaaattattaataataaccCTCAACCAAGCAAAAAAACAGTCAGTTACTTGGGCATATATTACAAGAAGACAAAATATCTAAAAGGCCAAAGTggtaaaataagaaaataaaaaaaaatctccctctttataaaattttctatatgctttcctattttcttaaaaaaatcccACTATTTTCTCctaattattattgttattatttaaatattcaaATTACACATAGTCGTATAGGATTTGGCCTACAAATTAAGTCACACCAAACACAACCCGACCTAGAATGGATCGGGCTGGGTTGCAAGT
Coding sequences within it:
- the LOC122017720 gene encoding peroxisomal membrane protein 11-3-like, with translation MADLAVADPSQKPSALPPPRPAAARSSRGGDRDFLLHLEAYLSRRDGVDKLLKISRYAAKVALAAPSSPLPPALAPRLKSFESSVGLSRKAFRLGKFVQDLNALRASADGALSPADRFLAVVAYGGEGAYYFVEQFVWLCKAGLIPSEYSRRLQMISAWTELIGYFGSVALKAREVRKIQSLIRSGIDSMKPEEDDEEIRKLRTKLLLKQLSIFQDLADGLMALGDVRDGKGFLSNTLLMASAGLLSALISTHKNWTSS